The Heyndrickxia vini genome contains a region encoding:
- a CDS encoding dipeptide epimerase, whose protein sequence is MIIQDLQVKRRNIPLRVPFKTALRTATEIENIEVSLTLENGIIGRGAAAPTFVITGDSSEGIEAAITGPIKNALVGKDITHFQTAIQRIQTCCVGNTSAKAAADIALHDAYCKLLNIPLYAFLGDKRALTTCMTVGVDTPEKMALDAKKSVEDGFQTLKIKVGADPQLDIARIEAIHSVIPNTVMLRLDANQGWKPKQAVQLIKEMEEKQFNIEFIEQPVASYDLDGLKFVTERVSTPIMADESLFSAKDTLKLVSGRYIDLLNIKLMKCGGISQAWSIASIAEANGVACMIGSMMEPTLSVGAAAHFAAAHPNVKYFDLDAPLWLSEEPDVMTYKGENIQLSDLPGIGTVL, encoded by the coding sequence ATGATTATTCAAGATTTACAAGTCAAGCGTCGTAATATTCCGTTGCGTGTACCCTTCAAGACAGCATTAAGAACTGCAACTGAAATTGAGAACATTGAAGTTTCGTTAACACTAGAGAATGGCATTATCGGACGAGGTGCTGCTGCACCAACCTTTGTTATCACGGGTGACTCATCGGAAGGTATTGAGGCAGCAATAACAGGCCCAATAAAAAATGCTCTGGTTGGTAAAGATATTACCCATTTTCAAACAGCTATTCAGCGAATCCAAACGTGCTGTGTTGGAAATACAAGTGCAAAAGCCGCAGCAGATATTGCTTTGCATGATGCCTATTGCAAACTGCTGAACATCCCTTTATATGCATTTCTTGGTGACAAACGTGCTTTAACCACATGTATGACCGTAGGCGTAGATACACCTGAGAAAATGGCATTAGATGCTAAAAAAAGTGTAGAAGATGGGTTCCAAACATTAAAGATAAAGGTTGGGGCCGATCCACAGCTTGATATTGCACGCATTGAAGCTATCCATTCAGTTATTCCTAATACGGTAATGCTTCGTCTTGATGCAAATCAAGGATGGAAGCCAAAACAAGCGGTCCAACTAATTAAAGAAATGGAAGAAAAACAGTTTAATATTGAATTCATTGAACAGCCTGTTGCCAGCTATGACCTTGATGGCCTGAAATTCGTCACAGAAAGAGTATCAACGCCAATCATGGCGGATGAAAGTCTGTTTTCTGCAAAAGATACACTCAAACTCGTCTCAGGTCGTTATATTGATCTATTAAATATCAAACTTATGAAATGCGGTGGAATCTCGCAAGCCTGGAGTATTGCAAGTATTGCTGAAGCAAATGGGGTCGCCTGCATGATTGGAAGTATGATGGAACCAACCCTTTCAGTAGGAGCCGCCGCACATTTTGCCGCCGCACATCCAAATGTAAAATACTTTGATCTGGATGCGCCCCTTTGGCTTTCTGAAGAACCAGACGTGATGACTTATAAAGGGGAAAACATTCAATTATCTGATTTGCCTGGGATTGGAACGGTGCTTTAG
- a CDS encoding FecCD family ABC transporter permease, with translation MKRKITIVFGILLLLLIAVFFINLSLGTISISPLSVIATLAGYGTSQDGIVLFDFRLPRIVIALLIGIGLAISGVILQGITNNDLADPGILGINTGAGLFVVIFIFFTENTVFKSLSSYLMPLAAFAGAIIAMFLIYVLAWKNGITPKRLILVGIGINSAFSALLIIFQLKMTNQSFSEVITWLSGDLWGTNWGFVVAILPWIIVLGSYVWIKSRTLNVLRLGDELSVGMGVKLERERRILLFVAAALAGACVAFGGGLAFIGLIAPHLAKRIVGPLHQIMIPVAALIGALILLIGDTIARNFFGPSEIPVGLIVSIIGAPYFVYLLVKTA, from the coding sequence ATGAAACGAAAAATAACGATCGTGTTTGGCATTCTTCTTCTTTTATTAATTGCCGTCTTTTTTATTAATTTATCATTAGGGACAATTAGTATTTCACCCCTATCTGTCATAGCTACTTTGGCGGGTTATGGGACTAGTCAGGATGGCATTGTATTGTTTGATTTCCGTCTCCCACGTATTGTAATTGCACTGCTCATAGGAATAGGCTTAGCAATTTCGGGTGTCATCTTGCAAGGAATAACGAACAATGATTTAGCTGACCCAGGAATTTTAGGAATCAATACTGGTGCAGGACTTTTTGTCGTTATCTTTATTTTTTTCACTGAGAATACCGTTTTCAAATCACTTAGCAGTTATCTTATGCCATTGGCTGCTTTTGCCGGAGCCATAATTGCAATGTTTCTTATTTATGTTTTGGCATGGAAAAATGGTATTACCCCTAAACGGTTGATTCTTGTCGGAATCGGAATCAATTCGGCCTTTAGTGCGTTATTGATCATTTTTCAATTAAAAATGACCAACCAAAGCTTCTCCGAAGTCATTACTTGGTTATCGGGCGATCTGTGGGGAACAAATTGGGGGTTTGTTGTAGCTATTTTACCGTGGATTATTGTGCTAGGTTCCTATGTATGGATTAAATCGCGGACACTTAATGTGTTGCGACTCGGTGATGAGTTATCTGTCGGAATGGGAGTAAAATTGGAACGGGAACGCCGCATTCTTCTTTTTGTTGCTGCCGCATTAGCCGGTGCATGTGTTGCTTTTGGTGGCGGTTTGGCTTTTATTGGATTGATTGCACCCCATTTAGCGAAAAGAATCGTTGGGCCACTACACCAAATCATGATACCTGTTGCCGCTTTGATCGGAGCTTTGATTTTATTGATTGGAGATACGATTGCAAGGAACTTCTTCGGTCCATCGGAGATCCCTGTTGGTTTGATTGTGTCAATTATCGGTGCTCCGTATTTTGTGTATTTATTGGTGAAAACAGCATAA
- a CDS encoding C40 family peptidase produces MKRFVLTLVAVFLVGFGIVNPTNTEAKEKKSEETAYIDVSVATLWTAPNILRPVDAPSATNPVDMRKWTNAMNLEQQLQLSGDGMLETQGLYGNKVTILERQGDWVKVAIEGQPTPRSEIGYPGWMPASQLAFNKKFAKEDNQPFVMITEPTTFLYQSPSFKKKEIEISYNTRLPYEGETKYAYKVRKPNGKLAFIKKEHAQMYRSQADIPTPTGKELVETGKKFLGLHYLWAGMSGFGFDCSGFTFTMYQSHGITIPRDSSVQAKNGIPVNLDELQPGDLLFFAHDNGKGSVHHVAMYAGDGMMIHSPNSKKNVEIIPVNTKGYIEELAGARRYLP; encoded by the coding sequence ATGAAACGATTCGTATTAACGTTAGTAGCGGTTTTTCTAGTAGGCTTTGGAATAGTGAATCCTACAAATACAGAAGCAAAAGAGAAAAAGTCGGAAGAAACTGCTTATATCGACGTCTCTGTTGCGACACTTTGGACAGCACCTAATATTTTACGTCCAGTTGATGCTCCTTCAGCAACAAACCCGGTCGATATGAGAAAATGGACGAACGCCATGAATCTTGAACAACAATTACAATTATCAGGTGATGGGATGCTGGAAACTCAAGGCTTATACGGAAATAAAGTGACCATCCTTGAGCGGCAAGGGGACTGGGTAAAAGTAGCAATAGAAGGACAGCCAACTCCGAGAAGTGAAATTGGTTATCCAGGTTGGATGCCAGCTTCCCAACTTGCTTTTAACAAAAAGTTCGCAAAGGAAGACAATCAACCATTTGTAATGATTACTGAACCGACAACATTTCTTTATCAGTCACCATCTTTTAAAAAGAAGGAAATCGAAATTAGCTATAATACTCGCCTTCCATATGAAGGAGAAACAAAATACGCTTATAAAGTACGTAAACCAAATGGCAAACTTGCTTTTATAAAAAAAGAACATGCACAAATGTATCGTTCACAAGCTGATATCCCTACGCCAACAGGTAAAGAATTAGTGGAAACCGGAAAAAAATTTCTTGGGTTGCACTATTTATGGGCGGGGATGAGCGGTTTTGGATTTGATTGTTCCGGATTTACATTTACTATGTATCAATCCCATGGCATCACAATTCCAAGAGACTCAAGTGTTCAAGCTAAAAATGGTATACCTGTGAATCTAGATGAATTACAACCGGGAGATTTGCTTTTCTTTGCACACGATAATGGAAAAGGAAGTGTCCATCACGTAGCAATGTATGCGGGGGATGGAATGATGATCCATTCGCCAAACTCTAAGAAAAATGTTGAAATCATCCCCGTTAACACGAAAGGATATATCGAAGAATTAGCAGGTGCAAGAAGATACTTACCTTAA
- a CDS encoding DUF819 domain-containing protein has protein sequence MITDGFMYLSVLVAFAALMVAFEKKFSSNRFFKFIPGIVLIYIGSAIMQTCGLFAHNDSTASVYTNVKGALLPAMLAIMLLKCDIRSIFKLGPRMLGGFLVAVFSIMVGFVVVYIAFQHFYIKDTWKAFGALAGSWTGGSANMVALQGILKVPENIFGYALMMDTINYAVWVMFMFWLVPFAGKFNRWTKADTGFIQQGFEEAAASSEEKSGIQFQHILYLLGIGLLISSLSTFAGQHLPEVGAVINGTSWTIMIASVIGLILGQTPVAKIAGALDVSNVMLYIIVALIASQSDFSNIAQAPIYLISGFLIMLIHLIIMLLLGKLFKYDLFTLGVASLANIGGMASAPMLAAAYSRALIPIGVIMALIGSFLGTYFGMIVAKILSIF, from the coding sequence ATGATTACTGATGGTTTTATGTATCTAAGTGTTTTGGTGGCATTTGCAGCTTTAATGGTTGCATTTGAGAAAAAGTTTTCCAGCAATCGATTTTTTAAATTTATACCGGGTATCGTTCTTATTTACATCGGTTCCGCCATCATGCAAACATGTGGATTATTTGCTCATAATGATTCCACAGCATCCGTTTATACGAATGTAAAAGGGGCGCTGCTCCCGGCAATGCTGGCAATTATGTTATTAAAATGTGACATCCGAAGCATATTTAAGCTTGGACCTAGAATGCTTGGAGGATTTTTAGTAGCAGTTTTCAGTATTATGGTTGGTTTTGTCGTTGTCTATATTGCTTTTCAACATTTTTACATTAAAGATACGTGGAAGGCGTTCGGCGCACTTGCTGGTAGTTGGACAGGCGGTTCCGCTAATATGGTTGCCCTTCAAGGTATTTTGAAAGTACCGGAGAATATCTTCGGTTATGCATTAATGATGGACACGATCAATTACGCTGTTTGGGTTATGTTCATGTTTTGGCTCGTTCCATTTGCAGGTAAGTTTAATCGTTGGACAAAAGCAGATACAGGTTTTATTCAACAAGGGTTTGAAGAAGCAGCAGCGAGTTCAGAAGAAAAATCCGGGATTCAGTTCCAACATATTTTGTATTTGCTCGGGATTGGCTTATTAATCTCGTCATTATCCACCTTCGCAGGGCAACATCTTCCTGAAGTAGGGGCAGTAATTAATGGGACAAGCTGGACGATAATGATTGCATCTGTTATTGGGTTAATTTTAGGACAAACACCTGTTGCAAAAATTGCAGGTGCACTCGATGTATCTAATGTAATGCTTTATATCATTGTTGCTTTAATCGCTTCACAATCCGATTTTTCAAATATCGCACAAGCACCAATTTATCTCATCTCAGGATTTTTAATTATGTTGATTCATTTAATCATCATGTTGTTATTAGGCAAACTCTTTAAATATGATTTATTTACACTTGGCGTAGCAAGTCTTGCCAATATCGGTGGAATGGCATCCGCACCAATGCTAGCAGCAGCCTACAGCCGCGCCCTAATCCCAATCGGGGTTATCATGGCATTAATTGGCTCATTCCTAGGAACCTATTTTGGAATGATTGTTGCGAAAATTTTAAGTATTTTTTAA
- a CDS encoding type 1 glutamine amidotransferase domain-containing protein → MSKKIATVITDLFEDSEYSEPAKAFQEAGHTVVTIEKEKGKKITGKNKEVEVTIDESIDSVNPNDYDALFIPGGFSPDQLRADDRFVQFAKAFMDESKPVFAICHGPQLLITAKSLDGRDATGYTSIKVDLENAGVNFRDEEVVVCGEQLVTSRTPKDIPAFNREALKLLNK, encoded by the coding sequence TTGAGTAAAAAAATTGCAACAGTGATCACAGACCTGTTTGAGGATTCAGAATATAGTGAGCCTGCAAAAGCCTTTCAGGAAGCAGGACATACTGTCGTAACGATTGAAAAGGAAAAAGGAAAGAAGATAACAGGAAAAAATAAGGAAGTAGAAGTCACAATCGATGAAAGTATTGACTCAGTAAATCCGAATGACTATGACGCATTATTTATTCCAGGTGGATTTTCTCCCGATCAACTTCGTGCAGATGACCGTTTTGTTCAATTCGCCAAAGCGTTTATGGATGAAAGTAAACCAGTGTTCGCTATTTGTCATGGACCACAATTGCTTATTACTGCAAAATCACTAGATGGCAGAGATGCAACTGGATATACTTCAATAAAAGTGGATTTAGAGAATGCTGGAGTTAATTTTCGCGATGAAGAAGTCGTTGTGTGCGGTGAACAGCTTGTCACGAGTCGAACACCGAAAGATATCCCCGCATTTAATCGTGAAGCATTGAAGCTTTTGAATAAATAA
- a CDS encoding thioredoxin family protein, whose protein sequence is MKKIIVTFIVIVCAFVLIIVFQKPSQQIESATEHKTNNLYKNEISLKKLQTYLKNQEELTVYFYQTSCSHCKKVTPIVIPMAQKLKIDLKLINLENYSETGWDEFNIDATPTIVHFKNGREDKRIVGELTEKAYELWFKSIKE, encoded by the coding sequence ATGAAAAAAATAATTGTTACATTTATAGTAATTGTTTGTGCTTTTGTTTTAATAATTGTATTTCAAAAACCATCTCAACAAATTGAATCAGCTACAGAACATAAGACTAATAATCTTTATAAAAATGAAATTTCTTTAAAAAAATTACAAACTTATTTAAAAAATCAAGAAGAATTAACAGTTTATTTTTATCAAACTAGCTGTTCACACTGTAAAAAGGTTACACCCATTGTTATACCGATGGCCCAAAAATTGAAGATCGATTTAAAATTAATCAACTTGGAAAATTACTCCGAAACTGGTTGGGATGAGTTTAATATTGATGCGACTCCAACAATAGTCCATTTTAAAAATGGAAGAGAAGATAAAAGAATTGTTGGAGAATTAACAGAAAAAGCCTATGAGCTCTGGTTTAAATCAATCAAGGAATAG
- a CDS encoding FecCD family ABC transporter permease, protein MGHKAPSNKKNKPFLTKNGKAWVILIGGFLLLLLSIIVSISMGEGKTSVTTILNSFFHYNEDNIVHQYIKEIRLPRALAGVFVGIFLAISGAIMQGMTRNPLADPSIMGVMGGSELAIAVVFAFFHGTSYLFLLFASFIGAGISAMIVFSIGSWTKGGLTPVKLALAGTAIGTMFSALSTTIAIRFNVARDLSFWYAGGVVGTKWSSIPFILVVAVIGILIALFISKKINVLSMGEDVALGLGINVFWTKLLGSVTVVLLTGASVSIAGMIGFIGLIIPHITRFIVGSNYRLIIPCSGILGGLLLIFSDMLSRVINPPYETPVGAITSLIGVPFFLYLARREGRGL, encoded by the coding sequence ATGGGGCATAAAGCACCCTCAAATAAAAAGAATAAACCTTTCTTAACAAAAAACGGAAAAGCGTGGGTCATACTAATCGGCGGTTTTCTTTTATTATTGCTTTCGATCATCGTTTCCATCTCCATGGGAGAAGGTAAAACAAGCGTGACAACGATTCTTAATTCTTTCTTCCATTACAACGAGGATAATATTGTTCACCAATACATAAAGGAAATTCGTTTACCACGTGCTTTAGCTGGTGTATTTGTTGGAATCTTTTTGGCGATTTCTGGAGCGATCATGCAAGGAATGACGAGAAATCCTTTGGCTGACCCTTCGATTATGGGGGTCATGGGCGGTTCTGAATTAGCGATTGCGGTAGTATTCGCTTTTTTTCATGGAACCTCCTATCTCTTTCTGCTTTTTGCCTCCTTTATTGGGGCAGGAATTAGTGCAATGATTGTCTTTTCGATCGGATCCTGGACGAAGGGTGGACTAACACCTGTGAAACTTGCCCTTGCAGGAACAGCCATCGGTACGATGTTTAGTGCACTATCAACGACAATTGCGATTCGTTTTAATGTAGCGAGAGACTTAAGTTTCTGGTATGCAGGCGGTGTCGTTGGGACGAAATGGTCGAGCATTCCGTTTATTCTCGTCGTTGCTGTCATCGGAATCCTAATCGCCCTCTTTATATCAAAAAAAATCAATGTATTAAGTATGGGAGAAGATGTCGCATTAGGGTTAGGTATCAATGTGTTTTGGACAAAGCTATTAGGATCGGTTACTGTTGTCCTTTTGACAGGTGCCAGTGTTTCAATCGCTGGAATGATTGGCTTTATCGGATTAATTATTCCACACATTACCCGATTTATTGTTGGTTCGAATTATCGATTGATCATCCCTTGTTCAGGTATACTCGGTGGTCTTCTTTTAATTTTTTCTGATATGCTTTCACGAGTGATCAATCCACCATACGAGACACCTGTAGGGGCCATTACTTCCTTAATTGGTGTACCTTTTTTCCTCTATCTTGCTAGAAGAGAAGGGAGAGGTCTGTGA
- a CDS encoding YdhK family protein yields the protein MKKYILSIVVIILTISIAACSSTKEPDKHVKSNSESEEHMDMKHSSSSEVPKGLKVAANPKFQAGSKATIQTDHMKGMKGAEATIVGAYDTTAYIITYTPTTGGPKVENHKWVIQEEIKNADDKTFKPGDKVTIEADHMKGMKGAKAEIVSAEKTTVYMVDYKPTNGGKEVKNHKWVTESELS from the coding sequence ATGAAAAAGTACATATTAAGTATTGTCGTGATCATTTTAACAATTTCGATTGCTGCCTGTTCTTCAACTAAAGAACCAGACAAACATGTAAAATCAAATTCCGAATCCGAAGAACATATGGATATGAAACATTCTAGTTCAAGCGAAGTCCCTAAAGGGCTGAAGGTTGCTGCGAATCCTAAATTTCAAGCTGGAAGTAAAGCCACCATTCAAACAGACCACATGAAGGGGATGAAAGGTGCAGAAGCAACAATTGTCGGGGCATATGATACGACAGCATATATCATTACCTACACGCCCACAACTGGCGGACCGAAAGTGGAGAATCACAAATGGGTGATTCAGGAAGAAATAAAAAATGCAGACGATAAAACGTTCAAACCGGGAGACAAAGTTACCATTGAAGCCGATCATATGAAGGGAATGAAAGGTGCAAAAGCAGAAATTGTTTCAGCGGAAAAAACAACTGTCTATATGGTCGACTACAAGCCAACTAACGGGGGCAAAGAAGTTAAGAACCATAAATGGGTGACTGAAAGTGAATTATCATAG
- a CDS encoding nucleoside transporter C-terminal domain-containing protein, producing the protein MFFLLNILGVLIVAGLVFLCSPAKRKIKWRSLLSLFIVELVITWFMLSTSIGTWIINKIAAFFSWLVSCANDGIAFAFPSVMANDTVDFFFSALMPIIFIVTFFDILSYFGIMTWIIDKVGWVISKISGLPKMESFFSIQMMFLGNTEALAVIREQLIVLKSQRLLTFGIMSMSSVSGSILGAYLSMVPAEYVFAAIPLNCLNALLLASILNPVEVSKEEDIVYVPPKEEKKDFFSTISNSMLVGINMVIVILAMVIGYVAITSCLNGILGFFVHGLTIQKIFGIIFSPFAFLLGLGTHDAMYVASLMGIKISTNEFVAMMDLKSHLKDMSPHTIAVTVTFLTSFANFSTVGMIYGTYNSIFGESSSSIIGKNVWKLLVSGMAVSLLSAMIVGLFVW; encoded by the coding sequence TTGTTCTTTTTATTAAATATACTCGGTGTATTGATTGTAGCCGGACTGGTTTTCCTTTGTTCACCAGCTAAGCGTAAAATAAAGTGGCGATCTCTTCTTAGCTTGTTTATCGTTGAACTTGTAATTACTTGGTTTATGTTATCAACATCAATTGGGACATGGATTATTAATAAGATTGCCGCTTTCTTTTCTTGGTTGGTTTCATGTGCCAATGATGGAATTGCCTTTGCTTTTCCTTCGGTGATGGCAAATGACACGGTTGATTTCTTTTTTAGCGCTTTGATGCCGATTATTTTTATTGTTACTTTTTTCGATATTTTATCTTATTTTGGAATTATGACATGGATCATTGACAAGGTAGGATGGGTCATATCGAAAATTTCCGGTTTACCAAAGATGGAAAGTTTCTTCTCGATTCAAATGATGTTTTTAGGAAATACGGAGGCTTTGGCAGTTATTCGGGAACAGTTGATTGTCCTGAAAAGTCAACGACTTCTTACTTTCGGCATCATGAGTATGAGTAGTGTCAGTGGTTCCATTCTTGGAGCTTATTTATCCATGGTTCCCGCTGAATATGTATTTGCCGCGATTCCGTTAAACTGTTTAAATGCATTATTATTAGCAAGCATTTTAAACCCGGTTGAAGTTAGTAAGGAAGAAGATATCGTCTATGTTCCACCGAAAGAAGAAAAAAAAGATTTCTTCTCTACGATTTCAAACAGTATGCTCGTTGGCATAAATATGGTCATTGTTATTCTAGCAATGGTTATTGGATATGTTGCAATAACATCATGCCTTAATGGAATACTCGGGTTCTTCGTACATGGATTAACCATTCAAAAGATTTTCGGTATTATTTTCAGTCCTTTTGCTTTCCTCTTAGGATTAGGAACGCACGATGCCATGTATGTTGCATCCTTAATGGGAATCAAAATTTCAACCAATGAATTTGTCGCTATGATGGACTTAAAAAGCCATTTAAAGGACATGTCTCCACATACGATTGCTGTAACTGTTACATTCTTAACCTCATTTGCCAACTTTAGTACAGTCGGCATGATTTACGGCACATATAATTCGATATTCGGAGAAAGTAGCTCAAGTATTATTGGGAAAAATGTGTGGAAGCTTTTAGTTAGTGGAATGGCAGTCTCACTACTTAGTGCCATGATTGTCGGATTATTTGTGTGGTAG
- a CDS encoding RNA polymerase sigma factor, translating to MTSEDFESLYFEYSDKIYSYIFLYIKNKEITEDLTHDTFYKAFKNINSFKGNSTIYTWLIKIARNIVFDHFRRKKVLRFFSIEKHDSRKDEITPQEILIKGEEVKLLYEAINKLKLEYREIIILRKIKELSIKEISIILGWSETKIKNTTSRALAALRENFPKGEEDFNEKFTEMGKTL from the coding sequence ATGACTTCTGAAGATTTCGAGTCTCTTTATTTTGAGTATAGCGATAAAATTTACAGTTATATTTTTCTGTATATTAAAAACAAAGAAATTACAGAAGATTTAACCCATGATACATTTTATAAAGCATTTAAAAACATAAATTCATTTAAAGGTAATTCCACAATTTATACATGGCTTATTAAGATTGCAAGGAATATAGTTTTTGATCATTTTAGACGAAAAAAGGTTCTTCGTTTTTTTTCAATCGAGAAACATGATTCAAGAAAGGATGAAATTACACCGCAAGAAATTCTTATTAAAGGAGAGGAGGTAAAGTTATTATATGAAGCCATCAACAAATTAAAATTAGAGTATCGAGAGATTATTATACTACGAAAAATTAAGGAACTCTCAATTAAAGAAATATCAATAATCTTAGGTTGGAGTGAAACCAAAATTAAAAATACAACTTCAAGGGCACTGGCAGCTTTAAGGGAGAATTTTCCTAAGGGAGAGGAGGATTTTAATGAAAAATTCACTGAAATGGGAAAAACTCTATAA
- a CDS encoding DUF3870 domain-containing protein: protein MYEKEAIFITGDAKSSQNNPITKKFSQYFLALVVNRTTGKIIDVDCSATVDLTRRFVQSLFIGRHIDDPSLLEDISNRYFGSSQKAMIVAFQDALKKYHAITALSKKT from the coding sequence ATGTACGAGAAAGAAGCAATTTTTATTACGGGAGATGCGAAGTCTTCGCAAAATAATCCGATCACTAAGAAATTCAGTCAGTATTTTCTCGCATTAGTTGTCAATCGGACTACAGGAAAAATTATTGATGTAGATTGTTCGGCGACGGTAGACTTAACTCGAAGATTTGTCCAATCACTCTTCATTGGCCGTCATATCGATGATCCGTCACTCTTAGAAGATATCTCAAATCGTTATTTTGGTTCTTCCCAAAAGGCGATGATTGTCGCTTTTCAGGATGCCTTAAAAAAATATCATGCTATTACTGCTTTGTCTAAAAAAACCTAG